From the genome of Bordetella sp. H567, one region includes:
- a CDS encoding SDR family NAD(P)-dependent oxidoreductase codes for MARLQGKVAIVTGAAGGIGRAIAQAYAREGARVGMLDNNAELLTRAAAETPGAEALVCNVAHRAAVLAAIGGYAERMKGLDILVNNAAYFHYAPLTDMPEDIVDRMIDVGLKGALWSLQAATPHLIARGGGAVINLSSVAVSFAIKHAAVYSAIKGALDTLTRQQAVELGGHGIRVNALAPGPVITPGASSVIDAQGWETRRQKTPLKRLPTGEDIAAAAVFLASDESATVAGITLKVDGALTIGGY; via the coding sequence ATGGCCAGACTTCAGGGCAAGGTTGCGATCGTCACAGGCGCCGCAGGGGGAATCGGAAGAGCCATCGCGCAAGCCTATGCGCGCGAAGGCGCCCGCGTCGGCATGCTGGACAACAACGCCGAGCTCCTCACCCGCGCCGCCGCCGAAACACCGGGCGCCGAAGCCCTGGTCTGCAACGTCGCCCACCGCGCCGCCGTCCTGGCTGCCATCGGGGGATACGCGGAACGCATGAAAGGCCTGGACATCCTCGTCAACAACGCGGCCTACTTCCACTACGCCCCCCTGACCGACATGCCCGAAGACATCGTCGACAGGATGATAGACGTCGGCCTGAAAGGCGCCCTCTGGAGCCTGCAGGCCGCCACCCCACATCTCATCGCCCGCGGCGGCGGCGCCGTCATCAACCTCTCTTCCGTCGCCGTCTCCTTCGCCATCAAGCACGCCGCGGTCTACAGCGCCATCAAGGGCGCCCTGGACACCCTCACGCGCCAGCAGGCGGTCGAACTGGGCGGCCACGGCATACGCGTCAACGCCCTCGCTCCCGGCCCTGTCATCACCCCGGGGGCCAGCTCGGTCATCGACGCGCAAGGCTGGGAAACGCGGCGCCAGAAAACGCCGCTCAAACGCCTGCCCACCGGCGAGGACATTGCCGCCGCCGCCGTCTTCCTGGCCTCCGACGAAAGCGCCACCGTCGCGGGCATCACCCTCAAAGTCGACGGCGCGCTCACCATAGGCGGGTATTGA
- a CDS encoding branched-chain amino acid ABC transporter permease: protein MTELQIQLEAFLQALAAGVLVGALYGLMCVGLAMIFGIMRVINFAQGDFMMLGMYVAYFFFIALGSHVLAGSPLGAYLSILLTVPVMFAVGYLAHRLLISRVTGGRTAALEGEGHYAQLILTLGIALILQNGGMMVFGPQLVSIRTSVSSTAWEIGPLWGDVVSIFVNKGRGIAALISVATILLLVALVNRTRLGKSLRAAADNPVAASYMGIDVNRAYRIAFALGTCVTALSGGLLATNFPFHPFVGLEFVIIMYAGVVLGGMGSISGAFWGGMVIGLVQQLSALVLPTQLQNAAIFVFFLLIVTLRPQGLFGRVAERT from the coding sequence ATGACGGAATTGCAGATACAGCTGGAGGCCTTCCTCCAGGCGCTCGCGGCCGGCGTGCTGGTGGGTGCCCTGTATGGCCTGATGTGCGTCGGCCTGGCCATGATCTTCGGGATCATGCGCGTCATCAACTTCGCCCAGGGCGACTTCATGATGCTGGGCATGTACGTCGCCTACTTCTTCTTCATCGCACTCGGCTCGCATGTGCTGGCCGGCTCCCCGCTGGGCGCCTATCTCTCCATCCTGCTCACCGTTCCCGTCATGTTCGCCGTCGGCTACCTGGCGCACCGGCTGCTGATCTCGCGCGTCACCGGCGGCAGGACTGCGGCACTGGAAGGCGAAGGGCACTACGCGCAGTTGATCCTCACGCTGGGCATCGCGCTGATCCTGCAGAACGGCGGCATGATGGTCTTCGGACCGCAGCTCGTCTCCATACGCACGTCGGTATCCAGCACCGCCTGGGAGATCGGCCCGCTGTGGGGCGACGTCGTCAGCATCTTCGTCAACAAGGGCCGCGGCATCGCCGCCCTCATTTCCGTGGCGACCATCCTGCTGCTGGTCGCCCTGGTCAATCGCACCCGCCTGGGCAAATCGCTGCGCGCCGCCGCCGACAACCCCGTTGCCGCTTCCTACATGGGCATCGACGTCAATCGCGCCTACCGCATCGCCTTCGCGCTGGGCACTTGCGTCACCGCCTTGTCCGGCGGCCTGCTGGCCACCAATTTTCCCTTCCATCCCTTCGTCGGCCTGGAGTTCGTCATCATCATGTATGCCGGCGTCGTGCTGGGCGGCATGGGCAGCATCTCCGGCGCCTTCTGGGGCGGCATGGTCATCGGCCTGGTCCAGCAACTGTCCGCGCTGGTCCTGCCCACGCAGCTGCAGAACGCCGCCATCTTCGTATTCTTCCTGCTGATCGTGACCCTGCGCCCGCAGGGCCTCTTCGGCCGCGTGGCGGAGCGGACATGA